A genomic region of Streptosporangium lutulentum contains the following coding sequences:
- a CDS encoding PadR family transcriptional regulator: MRQMQEPTFLILTALAAGPQHGYGVITDVERISDGQVRLRAGTLYAAFDRLQEEGLITEDREEIVDGRVRRYYRLTGDGAARLAAEAERMRRHAKAATARLRAIGLGGTA, from the coding sequence ATGAGACAGATGCAGGAGCCGACTTTCCTGATCCTGACCGCGCTAGCTGCCGGTCCGCAACACGGATACGGCGTCATCACCGACGTGGAGCGCATCTCGGACGGCCAGGTTCGCCTGCGCGCCGGCACCTTGTACGCCGCTTTCGACCGACTCCAGGAAGAGGGCCTGATCACCGAGGACCGAGAGGAGATCGTCGACGGCCGGGTGCGCCGCTACTACCGGCTGACCGGCGACGGTGCGGCGAGACTGGCGGCGGAGGCCGAGCGGATGCGCAGGCACGCCAAGGCGGCCACCGCACGCCTGCGCGCGATCGGCTTGGGAGGAACGGCATGA
- a CDS encoding IS982 family transposase translates to MTQDLNTLLTALYVKIDDKIGGSRSMGRPPLLSDSELVCLAVAQALLGHHSEARWLRFARTHLSGMFPYLPQQSGYNKRLRAALPLVKQMIRELATDSDFWFDNHWIVDSTPVPCGMSRPTVQRSNLAGWAGYGYCASHSRFFWGLRLYLVCTPTGMPILWALANPKIGEREVLAAMLEVDAGLIAEREGILLICDKGFASKPFEKELAAHGIDLLRPSRKREKQRHGEPMLKKVRQLIESVNDTLKGQLDLEQHGGRTFEGVAVRVAQRILAMAAAIWHNNKTGAPVTRSLIAYDH, encoded by the coding sequence GTGACGCAAGACCTGAACACCCTCTTGACCGCACTATATGTGAAGATCGACGACAAGATCGGAGGAAGCCGATCGATGGGCAGGCCGCCGCTGCTCAGCGACTCCGAGCTCGTCTGCCTAGCGGTGGCCCAGGCGCTGCTCGGTCACCACTCCGAGGCCCGCTGGCTGCGCTTCGCCCGCACGCACCTGTCCGGCATGTTCCCGTACCTGCCGCAGCAGTCGGGCTACAACAAACGCCTGCGCGCGGCATTGCCCCTGGTCAAGCAGATGATCCGGGAGCTGGCCACCGACAGCGACTTTTGGTTCGACAACCACTGGATCGTTGACTCCACACCGGTGCCGTGCGGGATGTCGCGCCCAACCGTGCAGCGCTCGAACCTGGCCGGCTGGGCCGGCTATGGCTACTGCGCCTCACACTCCCGGTTCTTCTGGGGCCTGCGGCTGTATCTGGTGTGCACCCCGACCGGCATGCCGATCTTATGGGCGCTGGCCAACCCGAAGATCGGCGAGCGGGAGGTGCTGGCCGCGATGCTCGAGGTCGATGCCGGCCTGATCGCCGAACGCGAGGGCATTCTGCTCATCTGCGACAAGGGTTTCGCCTCCAAGCCTTTTGAGAAGGAACTCGCCGCCCACGGCATCGACCTGCTGCGTCCCTCCCGCAAGCGGGAGAAACAGCGGCACGGCGAGCCAATGCTCAAGAAGGTCCGCCAGCTCATCGAGTCGGTCAACGACACTCTCAAAGGCCAACTCGACCTGGAACAACACGGCGGACGGACCTTCGAGGGCGTCGCCGTCCGCGTCGCCCAGCGCATCCTGGCGATGGCCGCGGCAATCTGGCACAACAACAAGACCGGAGCCCCGGTCACCCGCTCGCTGATCGCCTACGACCACTGA
- a CDS encoding SUKH-4 family immunity protein, which translates to MLFDVTRSELVDVFGEDRLTTLPSIAFPPAAADTEGASLLQTVGVPTGTLRLREPVEDSGRLPLVQDVIDVEDFEDASEGAGEWPVIGWLLNAHLALDPASGKVHALDADEEIVRELHTDVSSLVQVALRFQRLLEGFTFGGGEEADFERLEREVALIRQETSGIDPLPFQDDETVWSVVGEEIAAGRRFKGDSPGARSLYG; encoded by the coding sequence GTGCTTTTTGATGTCACCCGCAGCGAACTCGTCGACGTCTTCGGCGAGGACCGTCTCACGACCCTGCCCTCCATCGCCTTTCCGCCCGCCGCCGCGGACACCGAGGGCGCCAGCCTCCTGCAGACCGTCGGCGTCCCCACCGGGACGCTCCGGCTGCGTGAGCCCGTCGAGGACTCCGGCCGCCTGCCCCTCGTCCAGGACGTCATTGACGTCGAGGACTTCGAGGACGCCTCGGAGGGCGCGGGCGAATGGCCCGTCATCGGCTGGTTGCTCAACGCCCACCTCGCCCTCGACCCCGCTTCCGGAAAGGTGCACGCCTTGGACGCCGACGAGGAGATCGTGCGGGAACTCCATACGGACGTCTCCTCCCTCGTCCAGGTCGCCCTCCGGTTCCAGCGACTGCTGGAAGGGTTCACCTTCGGCGGCGGCGAGGAAGCCGACTTCGAGCGTCTGGAACGCGAGGTCGCGCTTATCCGTCAGGAGACGAGCGGCATTGACCCGCTTCCCTTCCAGGACGACGAGACCGTCTGGTCGGTGGTCGGCGAGGAGATCGCCGCGGGCCGACGCTTCAAGGGCGACAGTCCGGGAGCCCGCTCGCTCTACGGGTGA
- a CDS encoding IS982 family transposase translates to MTQDLNTLLTALYVKIDDKIGGSRSMGRPPLLSDSELVCLAVAQALLGHHSEARWLRFARTHLSGMFPYLPQQSGYNKRLRAALPLVKQMIRELATDSDFWFDNHWIVDSTPVPCGMSRPTVQRSNLAGWAGYGYCASHSRFFWGLRLYLVCTPTGMPILWALANPKIGEREVLAAMLEVDAGLIAEREGILLICDKGFASKPFEKELAAHGIDLLRPSRKREKQRHGEPMLKKVRQLIESVNDTLKGQLDLEQHGGRTFEGVAVRVAQRILAMAAAIWHNNKTGAPVTRSLIAYDH, encoded by the coding sequence GTGACGCAAGACCTGAACACCCTCTTGACCGCACTATATGTGAAGATCGACGACAAGATCGGAGGAAGCCGATCGATGGGCAGGCCGCCGCTGCTCAGCGACTCCGAGCTCGTCTGCCTGGCGGTGGCCCAGGCGCTGCTCGGTCACCACTCCGAGGCCCGCTGGCTGCGCTTCGCCCGCACGCACCTGTCCGGCATGTTCCCGTACCTGCCGCAGCAGTCGGGCTACAACAAACGCCTGCGCGCGGCATTGCCCCTGGTCAAGCAGATGATCCGGGAGCTGGCCACCGACAGCGACTTTTGGTTCGACAACCACTGGATCGTTGACTCCACACCGGTGCCGTGCGGGATGTCGCGCCCAACCGTGCAGCGCTCGAACCTGGCCGGCTGGGCCGGCTATGGCTACTGCGCCTCACACTCCCGGTTCTTCTGGGGCCTGCGGCTGTATCTGGTGTGCACCCCGACCGGCATGCCGATCTTATGGGCGCTGGCCAACCCGAAGATCGGCGAGCGGGAGGTGCTGGCCGCGATGCTCGAGGTCGATGCCGGCCTGATCGCCGAACGCGAGGGCATTCTGCTCATCTGCGACAAGGGTTTCGCCTCCAAGCCTTTTGAGAAGGAACTCGCCGCCCACGGCATCGACCTGCTGCGTCCCTCCCGCAAGCGGGAGAAACAGCGGCACGGCGAGCCAATGCTCAAGAAGGTCCGCCAGCTCATCGAGTCGGTCAACGACACTCTCAAAGGCCAACTCGACCTGGAACAACACGGCGGACGGACCTTCGAGGGCGTCGCCGTCCGCGTCGCCCAGCGCATCCTGGCGATGGCCGCGGCAATCTGGCACAACAACAAGACCGGAGCCCCGGTCACCCGCTCGCTGATCGCCTACGACCACTGA